A genomic window from Fulvitalea axinellae includes:
- a CDS encoding family 20 glycosylhydrolase, translated as MFRFKIHTLVTLFFLSVLAVACQAPEKPTELSDITIIPKPAQIVPGKGHFVIDASTSIVAPNDKGAKLVADMLAEKLAFATGHKPKVVSEPSSKAINLKIDKTLGETVGPEGYKFTSTSGGITIEAVSGAGLYYGTQTLRQLLPAQLEQAASKNAEVKWTVPGVTVIDQPRFEYRGMHMDVSRHFFSKAYVKKFIDYMALYKFNKFHFHLTDDQGWRLEIKQYPELTEEGAYRIESTHDVVCNERAKEDETFVITKELFTERNGKTMYGGFYTQEDMKEMIAYAQARNITIIPEIDMPGHFKAAVDAYGVSCTGKGSWSGFSSPLCAGKEEAFTLVENILTEVCELFPSEYIHIGADEVNKSYWEKCPKCQKRIKEEKLEDEHELQAYFVHRVEKFLNGKGKKMIGWDEILEGGMSKTATMMYWRGWVKDAPKKAVEQGNNVIMTPTSHCYFDYQQNAGSLEHVYGFDPVAEDIPAEAAKLIQGGQANLWTEWIPSEDRMDYMAMPRMIALAEAVWTPKSEKNWDDFAARVTKHFDRLDVMDVHYRVPDMDGMYANNVFIDKKTVKLNASMKGLNIRYTVDGSEPTAKSKAYEGPFEVDKSMTLKAKVFTKMGRGSDTYTTILSKETYRKGDEVKASKAGLDCAYYEYKEGIKTVDALKDMKPKKNMTVATIEVPESAAKKNIGLVLTGYIKIPTDKVYTFRLRSDDGSKLYIGGKQIVDNDGPHGMKPLTAQAALGAGLHPIRVEFYQGGGASGLNLKVLDDNGEEIDIPADWFVRK; from the coding sequence ATGTTTAGATTCAAAATCCACACGCTAGTGACGCTTTTTTTCCTGAGCGTTCTGGCCGTCGCCTGTCAGGCTCCCGAAAAGCCGACGGAGCTTTCCGACATTACGATTATTCCGAAGCCGGCTCAAATAGTGCCTGGCAAAGGTCATTTTGTTATTGACGCTTCTACGTCTATCGTTGCGCCAAATGACAAAGGCGCCAAATTGGTGGCCGATATGTTGGCGGAAAAACTCGCTTTCGCCACGGGACATAAGCCTAAGGTGGTTTCCGAACCTTCTTCCAAGGCGATCAACTTAAAAATCGACAAGACTTTGGGCGAAACCGTAGGTCCTGAGGGCTACAAGTTCACCTCTACTTCGGGCGGAATCACTATCGAAGCTGTTTCGGGTGCGGGACTTTATTACGGTACGCAGACTTTGCGCCAGTTGCTTCCCGCCCAGCTTGAGCAGGCGGCGAGCAAAAACGCCGAAGTCAAGTGGACTGTTCCGGGCGTAACGGTAATCGACCAACCTCGTTTTGAGTACCGCGGTATGCATATGGACGTTTCGCGCCATTTCTTCTCAAAGGCTTATGTCAAGAAATTCATTGACTACATGGCCCTGTACAAGTTCAACAAATTCCATTTCCATTTGACGGATGACCAAGGCTGGCGTTTGGAAATCAAACAATATCCCGAACTCACGGAAGAGGGCGCTTACCGTATCGAGAGCACGCACGACGTAGTGTGTAACGAGAGAGCCAAAGAAGACGAGACTTTCGTGATCACCAAAGAGCTTTTCACCGAGCGTAACGGCAAAACCATGTACGGCGGCTTCTACACCCAAGAGGATATGAAGGAGATGATCGCCTACGCTCAGGCCCGCAACATCACCATTATCCCCGAAATCGATATGCCGGGCCACTTCAAGGCCGCCGTCGATGCCTATGGTGTTTCTTGCACCGGCAAAGGCAGTTGGAGCGGATTCTCTTCGCCGCTGTGCGCAGGCAAGGAGGAAGCTTTCACTTTGGTTGAGAATATCTTGACTGAAGTTTGCGAACTTTTCCCTAGCGAATACATCCACATCGGTGCCGATGAGGTAAACAAAAGTTACTGGGAGAAATGTCCTAAGTGCCAGAAAAGAATCAAAGAGGAAAAGCTTGAGGACGAGCACGAGTTGCAAGCCTACTTTGTTCACCGTGTAGAGAAATTCCTCAACGGCAAAGGCAAGAAGATGATCGGCTGGGACGAGATCCTGGAAGGCGGAATGAGCAAGACAGCCACCATGATGTACTGGAGAGGCTGGGTAAAAGACGCTCCCAAAAAAGCGGTGGAGCAAGGCAACAACGTCATCATGACGCCAACTTCGCACTGTTACTTCGATTATCAGCAGAATGCCGGCAGCCTTGAGCACGTATACGGATTCGATCCCGTTGCGGAGGATATTCCGGCCGAGGCCGCCAAATTGATCCAAGGCGGACAGGCGAACCTTTGGACAGAGTGGATCCCGTCCGAAGACCGCATGGATTATATGGCTATGCCACGTATGATCGCTTTGGCCGAAGCCGTTTGGACCCCAAAATCCGAGAAAAACTGGGATGACTTCGCTGCCCGCGTAACCAAGCATTTCGACCGTCTTGACGTGATGGACGTTCACTATCGTGTGCCAGATATGGATGGTATGTACGCTAACAACGTGTTCATCGACAAAAAGACAGTGAAGCTTAACGCCTCAATGAAAGGCCTTAATATCCGCTATACCGTTGACGGAAGCGAGCCTACGGCAAAATCCAAAGCCTACGAAGGACCGTTTGAGGTAGACAAGAGCATGACGCTCAAAGCCAAAGTGTTCACGAAGATGGGACGTGGTAGCGATACGTACACCACCATTCTCTCTAAAGAAACATACCGCAAGGGTGACGAGGTAAAAGCGTCGAAAGCTGGGTTGGATTGCGCTTATTATGAGTATAAAGAAGGCATCAAGACCGTGGATGCTCTCAAGGATATGAAGCCGAAGAAAAACATGACGGTAGCTACTATCGAAGTGCCGGAATCGGCGGCCAAGAAAAATATCGGTTTGGTATTGACTGGCTATATCAAAATTCCAACCGACAAGGTATATACCTTCCGCCTGCGTTCTGATGACGGATCAAAACTTTATATTGGCGGAAAACAAATTGTTGATAATGACGGA
- a CDS encoding dihydrofolate reductase family protein gives MKDIVYYVAVSLDGFIAGDNGDISQFIMQGEGVDKYREDLNDFRTVIMGRKTYEFGYQYGLPPGQPAYPHMEHYIFSDSMSLDNTHESVHIEKMDINKVKSFKENSPTDIYLCGGGEFAGWLLDHGLVDRLKLKVNPVILGSGTPLFGSSKTKANWKLITNELFSDGLQIATYEFQK, from the coding sequence ATGAAAGATATAGTGTATTACGTTGCCGTCTCGCTCGATGGTTTTATTGCTGGCGACAACGGTGATATAAGCCAATTCATTATGCAAGGCGAGGGGGTGGACAAATATCGGGAAGACCTGAATGATTTTCGGACCGTAATCATGGGACGCAAGACTTACGAGTTCGGATATCAGTACGGCCTTCCGCCGGGACAGCCCGCATACCCGCATATGGAACATTATATATTTTCGGATTCGATGTCTTTGGACAACACTCACGAATCCGTTCATATTGAGAAAATGGATATCAATAAGGTGAAGAGTTTCAAAGAGAATTCTCCAACCGATATTTATCTATGCGGAGGCGGAGAGTTTGCGGGTTGGTTATTGGACCATGGTCTTGTGGATCGCCTGAAGCTTAAAGTAAATCCTGTTATTCTGGGTTCGGGAACTCCTTTGTTTGGGAGTTCTAAGACAAAAGCTAATTGGAAGTTGATCACAAACGAGTTGTTTTCCGATGGGCTACAGATAGCGACTTATGAATTTCAGAAGTAA
- a CDS encoding nuclear transport factor 2 family protein, producing the protein MENKNKRLILDFYPRVFGSYDFDFADSVISDDYIQHNPIVKTGKAGFMEFLTFLEKLPKPESPKKPFVRLICDGDFVAVHLQVEFMGKENAVLDLYRLENGKLAEHWDAVREIVGEGKNGNPVVIGPTVQTQEGNTEDNKATVSTLHKELATNNFESAYAFLAPDLIQHDPDIANGVDSFINYFRKCQRLATHRVIGEGDFVVTQSSAVLKGKPHVIYGIYRLSEGKIAEYWSVKQAVPEQMAHSNGMI; encoded by the coding sequence ATGGAAAATAAAAATAAACGACTGATACTGGATTTTTATCCGAGAGTTTTCGGCTCATACGATTTCGATTTCGCCGACTCGGTAATTTCCGACGATTATATCCAGCATAATCCGATAGTAAAAACGGGGAAAGCCGGTTTTATGGAATTTCTCACATTTTTGGAGAAGTTGCCTAAACCGGAATCGCCGAAGAAGCCTTTTGTCCGGCTGATATGCGACGGAGATTTTGTGGCTGTCCATCTTCAAGTTGAGTTTATGGGCAAAGAAAACGCTGTACTAGATTTATATCGCTTGGAAAATGGAAAACTGGCCGAGCACTGGGACGCCGTGAGGGAGATTGTAGGAGAAGGGAAAAATGGAAATCCGGTTGTTATCGGGCCAACTGTCCAAACGCAAGAAGGAAACACCGAAGATAATAAGGCTACCGTGTCAACCTTACATAAAGAACTGGCCACAAACAATTTTGAAAGCGCTTATGCCTTCTTGGCTCCCGACCTTATCCAACACGATCCTGATATAGCTAACGGGGTGGATAGCTTTATAAACTACTTTAGGAAGTGCCAACGCTTAGCCACGCATCGAGTCATAGGGGAAGGAGATTTTGTAGTGACCCAGTCTTCTGCTGTGCTTAAGGGGAAACCACATGTTATTTACGGGATTTACAGGCTTTCCGAAGGGAAGATAGCCGAATATTGGTCCGTGAAACAGGCCGTCCCCGAGCAGATGGCCCATTCGAACGGCATGATTTAG
- a CDS encoding tRNA threonylcarbamoyladenosine dehydratase, whose amino-acid sequence METWFERTELLFGKEKLEILKRSHVLVMGLGGVGGFAAEMIARAGVGTMTIVDGDTVARSNRNRQLVALESTEGKLKSEVLAERLRSVNPDINLHVRSEYMRDERMQELIDAHDYDFVVDCIDTLAPKVFLIQRALERGLRIVSSMGAGNKTNPALASVADLSQSYNCPLARYVRKRLQKFGIRTGFPVVFSSELGDKSKVVVEQGVNKASTVGTVSFMPAVFGIHCASVVIRQLTGEQNYFKKVKKKKKKSSKKKGGDKA is encoded by the coding sequence ATGGAGACTTGGTTTGAGAGGACGGAGCTTCTGTTCGGAAAAGAGAAACTTGAGATTCTGAAGCGCTCACACGTATTGGTGATGGGCCTCGGAGGTGTGGGCGGATTCGCAGCTGAGATGATCGCCAGGGCTGGCGTAGGCACTATGACCATCGTAGACGGCGACACCGTGGCCCGCAGTAATCGTAACCGCCAATTGGTGGCGTTGGAGTCTACGGAAGGAAAACTGAAAAGCGAAGTGCTTGCGGAACGCTTGCGGAGCGTAAATCCGGATATTAACCTGCATGTCCGCTCGGAATATATGCGAGACGAACGCATGCAGGAACTTATCGACGCTCACGACTATGATTTTGTGGTAGACTGTATCGATACGTTGGCCCCGAAGGTTTTCCTTATCCAAAGAGCCTTGGAGCGGGGATTGAGAATCGTAAGCTCGATGGGGGCTGGCAACAAAACCAACCCGGCTTTGGCTTCTGTCGCGGACCTTTCGCAGTCGTATAATTGCCCGTTGGCGCGTTATGTGCGCAAGCGTCTGCAGAAATTCGGTATCCGTACAGGTTTTCCCGTAGTCTTTTCCTCGGAGTTGGGCGACAAATCGAAAGTAGTGGTGGAACAAGGTGTCAACAAAGCTTCGACGGTCGGAACCGTGTCGTTTATGCCGGCGGTATTCGGCATACATTGCGCCTCCGTAGTGATCAGGCAACTCACAGGCGAGCAGAATTACTTCAAGAAAGTAAAGAAGAAGAAAAAGAAGTCTTCGAAGAAAAAAGGTGGAGACAAAGCATAA
- the buk gene encoding butyrate kinase: MLNYQLLILNPGSTSTKIAWYSDTQAVFLKNVSHDADELAKMETIPDQMGFRFETIIKALKEENLPLEELSVVISRGGLLKPIESGVYEVDDTMITDLIESELQHASNLGAMIAKRIADEYCIKAYIADPVVVDEMEAVARYSGHPEFARKSVFHALNQKAIARQYARETGRKYDELNLIVAHMGGGISVGLHRRGKVVDVNQALDGEGAFSPERSGSLPVGDVIRACYSGKYTEKEMFSKVVGQGGLVAYCGINDVRIALKRSEEGDEDARMALNAIVYQVSKEIGALAAANFGHIDAILLTGGIAHNLSLMDKIRERVRFVAPVHVFPGEDEMRALMQNGMMLLKGEVQSVKYGDAEKG; the protein is encoded by the coding sequence ATGCTGAATTATCAGTTACTGATACTCAACCCTGGATCCACATCCACAAAAATCGCTTGGTATTCCGACACCCAAGCGGTGTTCCTCAAAAACGTATCGCATGATGCGGATGAACTCGCTAAGATGGAAACTATTCCGGACCAAATGGGATTCAGGTTCGAAACGATTATAAAAGCGCTTAAAGAGGAAAATCTCCCGCTTGAAGAACTCAGCGTAGTGATCAGCAGGGGAGGGCTTCTCAAGCCGATAGAATCCGGCGTTTACGAAGTGGACGACACCATGATCACCGACCTTATCGAGTCCGAACTGCAGCACGCCAGCAACTTGGGGGCGATGATAGCCAAACGCATCGCCGACGAGTACTGTATCAAGGCCTATATCGCCGACCCTGTGGTGGTGGACGAGATGGAAGCCGTAGCCCGCTATAGCGGACATCCGGAATTTGCCCGCAAATCCGTTTTCCACGCCCTAAACCAAAAAGCGATAGCCAGACAATACGCCCGCGAGACTGGCCGGAAATATGACGAGTTGAACCTGATCGTGGCGCATATGGGGGGCGGAATCTCTGTAGGCCTACACCGCAGGGGCAAAGTGGTGGACGTAAACCAGGCCCTTGATGGCGAAGGCGCGTTCTCTCCCGAGCGTAGCGGTTCGCTTCCCGTAGGCGACGTAATCCGGGCTTGCTACAGCGGAAAATATACGGAGAAAGAAATGTTCTCAAAAGTAGTGGGCCAAGGCGGTTTGGTGGCCTATTGCGGAATTAACGACGTTCGCATAGCGCTGAAACGCTCCGAAGAGGGAGACGAGGACGCCCGTATGGCCTTGAATGCGATCGTTTATCAGGTATCCAAAGAAATTGGAGCCTTGGCGGCGGCTAACTTCGGCCATATAGACGCCATTTTGCTTACGGGAGGAATCGCCCACAACTTATCGTTGATGGACAAAATCCGCGAACGGGTAAGGTTTGTGGCGCCAGTACACGTATTCCCGGGCGAAGACGAAATGAGAGCGCTAATGCAAAACGGCATGATGCTCCTGAAAGGCGAGGTCCAAAGCGTCAAATACGGCGACGCCGAAAAGGGCTAA
- a CDS encoding alkaline phosphatase family protein — protein sequence MNFIAKIKSVAVLALLVGLTVPAMSQTKTENVFLITLDGLRWQELYTGADPQLIGHKEYVDHPEELKKAFWRDSPEARRRALMPFFWSTLKAEGQLHGNRLKGSKTDCTNNMWFSYPGYNEILSGKADDIRIHSNDKFDNPNPTLIGFVNKTSEYKGKVAAFGSWDVFPFIINEKASDLYVNAGFRKAKGDLTQKERFLNELQDQVPSPWGSVRLDAFTHGYAMETIKKETPNLVYIAYGETDDFAHDGDYEAYLKSAHRTDAFIKELWDFVQNHPKYKNKTTFIITTDHGRGTQPLETWRHHGKHIDGAGQIWFAAIGPDTPALGEVSGGQYYQNQMAQTVAKLLGLDFRATDKEIGKKIDPIFKKRTKL from the coding sequence ATGAATTTTATCGCAAAGATCAAATCCGTCGCCGTTCTAGCCTTGTTAGTCGGCTTAACAGTCCCAGCAATGTCGCAGACTAAAACGGAGAATGTTTTCCTGATTACTCTCGACGGCCTCCGTTGGCAAGAACTCTACACTGGCGCCGACCCTCAGCTGATTGGTCACAAAGAGTATGTGGATCATCCGGAAGAACTCAAAAAAGCGTTTTGGCGCGATAGTCCCGAGGCGCGTCGACGAGCTTTGATGCCGTTTTTTTGGTCTACGCTAAAAGCCGAAGGCCAACTGCACGGCAACAGACTGAAAGGATCGAAGACGGATTGTACCAACAACATGTGGTTTTCCTATCCAGGCTACAACGAAATCCTTTCAGGGAAAGCCGACGACATCCGCATCCACAGCAACGATAAATTCGACAATCCGAACCCGACGCTGATCGGTTTTGTCAACAAGACTTCCGAATACAAAGGGAAAGTGGCCGCTTTCGGTTCTTGGGATGTTTTTCCGTTTATCATAAATGAAAAAGCTTCCGACTTATACGTCAATGCCGGTTTCAGAAAAGCCAAAGGCGACCTGACACAAAAAGAACGTTTCCTCAACGAATTGCAAGACCAAGTGCCCAGTCCGTGGGGATCCGTCCGTTTGGACGCTTTTACGCATGGCTACGCTATGGAAACCATCAAAAAGGAAACGCCGAACCTGGTTTATATAGCCTACGGCGAAACAGACGATTTCGCCCACGATGGAGATTATGAGGCCTATCTGAAATCTGCCCACCGGACTGACGCGTTTATCAAAGAGCTTTGGGATTTTGTCCAAAATCATCCCAAATACAAAAACAAGACGACATTTATAATCACTACGGACCACGGTCGCGGGACTCAACCGCTGGAAACTTGGCGCCACCACGGAAAGCATATTGACGGAGCTGGACAAATCTGGTTTGCCGCCATAGGCCCGGACACTCCCGCTCTGGGCGAAGTATCTGGAGGCCAATATTACCAAAACCAGATGGCCCAAACCGTAGCCAAACTTTTGGGACTGGATTTTAGGGCCACAGACAAGGAGATCGGCAAAAAAATCGACCCGATATTCAAAAAGCGGACAAAGCTGTGA
- a CDS encoding SusD/RagB family nutrient-binding outer membrane lipoprotein has protein sequence MKNLRHILLLLAGIAFATACTDDFDEMNQDPNRATEIQNAPYLLLTPMQKRAVTKILDEAWSGGNLNAQYAAKIVFTDYDLYNWGSNSGIWNDLYKSAREAQTLETIAPEGYKVISKIMKVWSFQQLTDLYGDIPYSEALKAKSEANYAPKYDSQQSIYTELVKELKEANQLLKQTYAPVQGDVINDSDFGKWRKLSNALLLRVYMRMSEVNPSAAEAGIKEIVGNASEYPLLASNADNSVLKYGTTGPDAAPHTKESGSREGSFDEYRMSETLEGVLRDLDDPRMARWFRPTAKSLQDGTPEFSGMKNGMADGVAYSYKGGSLNLSRFAPLFFDEPNTVQGIMMTYSEQEFILAEAAQRGWVSGGETHYNNAVTASFDYWKVTIPADYLQRDKVKWDNSLERVMKQKWLSNMLNGFEGFSDYRRTGFPTEITPGPDAVYDYVPFRYEYPQKEQSLNEANYNAAVSTQGADQVTTKIWWIK, from the coding sequence ATGAAAAACCTAAGACATATATTGCTTCTCTTGGCCGGAATCGCCTTCGCTACGGCCTGTACGGATGATTTCGATGAGATGAACCAAGACCCTAACCGGGCCACCGAAATCCAGAACGCTCCTTACCTTTTGCTGACGCCGATGCAGAAGCGAGCCGTAACCAAGATCTTGGACGAGGCTTGGTCCGGCGGAAACCTGAACGCGCAGTACGCCGCCAAGATCGTATTCACCGATTACGACCTTTATAACTGGGGATCGAATTCCGGAATCTGGAACGACCTTTACAAAAGCGCCCGTGAAGCCCAGACTTTGGAAACTATCGCTCCCGAAGGCTATAAGGTTATCTCCAAAATAATGAAAGTCTGGAGCTTCCAGCAACTCACCGATTTGTACGGCGACATTCCTTACTCTGAAGCGCTCAAGGCAAAGTCGGAGGCCAATTACGCTCCCAAATACGACAGCCAGCAAAGCATTTATACCGAATTGGTAAAAGAGCTTAAGGAAGCCAACCAGTTGCTGAAGCAAACCTACGCTCCCGTACAGGGCGACGTGATCAACGACAGCGATTTCGGAAAATGGCGCAAGCTGTCGAACGCCCTTTTGTTGCGGGTTTATATGAGAATGTCTGAAGTTAACCCATCGGCGGCCGAAGCCGGAATAAAGGAAATCGTCGGTAACGCTTCGGAGTATCCGTTGCTGGCCTCAAACGCCGACAACTCCGTGCTGAAGTATGGCACCACTGGCCCGGACGCCGCGCCACATACCAAAGAGTCGGGCTCCCGCGAAGGCTCGTTCGACGAATACCGTATGAGCGAAACCCTCGAAGGCGTCCTCCGCGATCTTGACGATCCACGCATGGCCCGCTGGTTCCGCCCGACAGCCAAGTCCTTACAGGACGGGACTCCGGAGTTTTCCGGAATGAAAAACGGAATGGCAGACGGCGTAGCCTACAGCTACAAGGGCGGAAGCCTTAACCTTTCGCGTTTCGCTCCATTGTTCTTCGACGAGCCGAACACCGTACAGGGCATTATGATGACTTATTCCGAGCAGGAATTTATCTTGGCCGAAGCCGCCCAGCGCGGGTGGGTTTCCGGTGGCGAAACGCATTACAACAACGCCGTAACCGCTTCTTTCGACTATTGGAAAGTAACCATACCTGCGGATTACCTGCAAAGGGACAAAGTGAAGTGGGACAACAGCTTGGAACGTGTGATGAAACAAAAGTGGTTGTCAAACATGCTTAACGGCTTCGAAGGTTTCAGCGACTACCGCCGTACCGGATTCCCGACGGAAATAACTCCCGGCCCGGACGCCGTTTACGATTACGTTCCTTTCCGTTATGAATATCCTCAGAAAGAACAATCGCTGAACGAAGCGAACTACAACGCTGCGGTTTCGACCCAAGGCGCCGACCAAGTGACTACCAAAATCTGGTGGATCAAATAA